A part of Limihaloglobus sulfuriphilus genomic DNA contains:
- a CDS encoding ATP-binding protein, whose product MIKRTAQKIIEESLYKGKVITIYGARRVGKTTLSKAILESQRAAGKRVNYLNCESSNVKNRLETTNELQLKDFLGDYELVVLDEAQNIERVGHILKLLVDTYPDIQIIATGSSSFELSNQVGEPLVGRGREFKLLPFSTGELAADMGMIDLSGRLESLLRFGSYPTVFGVSETDAKEELNDIAGKYLYKDILAFENLRNSDLLLDLLKLIALQVGNEVSLHEIGTILGLAGTTVKRYIDLLEKCFIIFRLPALSRNLRKEIAKSRKIYFYDLGIRNALIQNFNTLDIRNDVGALWENFCIVERMKRNEIRRFRPNTYFWRLYSGPEVDYIEEHGGRLDGFEFKYGTTGKFRPPRRFIETYENSTVNLVNPDNWYEFTLK is encoded by the coding sequence ATGATAAAGAGAACTGCACAAAAAATAATAGAAGAAAGTCTGTACAAGGGCAAAGTAATTACCATATACGGTGCCAGACGGGTTGGCAAAACCACACTTTCCAAAGCAATCCTTGAAAGCCAGCGGGCTGCCGGCAAACGGGTAAATTATCTCAATTGTGAGTCATCAAATGTAAAAAACCGGCTGGAAACAACTAATGAGCTTCAATTAAAAGATTTTCTTGGTGATTATGAGCTGGTTGTTCTCGATGAAGCGCAAAATATCGAAAGGGTTGGTCATATATTAAAACTCCTGGTGGATACATACCCTGATATTCAGATTATTGCGACAGGGTCAAGCAGTTTTGAGTTATCAAATCAGGTTGGCGAACCGCTTGTAGGCAGAGGCAGGGAGTTCAAACTTCTGCCGTTCTCAACAGGTGAGTTAGCGGCAGATATGGGCATGATTGATCTCTCAGGCAGGCTGGAGAGTCTGCTCCGCTTCGGCAGTTATCCCACTGTTTTCGGCGTTTCAGAAACCGATGCAAAAGAAGAGCTTAATGATATAGCCGGCAAATACCTATACAAAGACATTCTGGCATTTGAAAATCTTCGTAATTCCGATTTGCTGCTGGATCTGCTCAAGCTGATAGCTCTACAAGTCGGAAATGAAGTGTCTTTGCATGAGATAGGCACAATATTAGGTCTGGCCGGCACAACAGTCAAACGCTATATTGACCTGCTGGAGAAGTGCTTCATTATCTTTCGGCTGCCGGCTTTGAGCAGGAATCTGCGTAAAGAGATAGCCAAGTCGCGTAAGATATATTTCTACGATCTGGGTATCCGAAATGCGCTGATCCAGAACTTCAACACGCTTGATATTCGTAACGATGTCGGCGCCCTCTGGGAAAATTTTTGCATTGTAGAACGGATGAAACGAAACGAGATTCGACGGTTCCGTCCAAATACCTACTTTTGGAGGCTCTACTCCGGCCCCGAGGTTGACTATATAGAGGAACACGGCGGCCGGCTCGACGGTTTCGAGTTCAAATACGGCACCACGGGCAAATTCCGCCCGCCAAGACGTTTTATTGAAACGTATGAAAACAGCACGGTAAACCTGGTCAACCCAGATAACTGGTATGAATTTACGCTTAAGTGA
- a CDS encoding sulfatase, which translates to MDRRKFIKLSVVSAAGFAGFSRASSLAADSTRKRPNILHILIDDLGFADVGYNGGGFCETPNIDRLATQGMRFTNGYAPAPICSPSRAAFLTGKTPARLNFEFVTKFEGNSYDWDQAWRRQWDGFEMVPPPFTLNLPIEEVTIADAMKTAGYATGIAGKWHVAAHHGSYNGWSRTHGPRKQGFDWGFETVGSHPYGWKKSEKGKFGPYEPGSFPEDDLTAESIGFMEENAKNTGKPFFLFVSHHYVHTPLGTKCKWLADKYRAKAKALGRDYSDDQITYAAFVETMDHYVGRLLDALERLGIADDTLVFFTSDNGGHPSHAFNAPLRGSKWNLYEAGVRVPTIARLPGVIAANSICDTPVMHTDCLPTYCQIAGAKPPAAEDIDGRDIMPLMRGSSSEELENRCLYWHFPYYHPEGWKNYSKRPEEIGVNDGYISRTRPQSSIRSGDYKLIYFHDSENCELYNLDKDINEQNELSGEMPEKTRLLKEQLLDYLNKVNARLPRK; encoded by the coding sequence ATGGACAGACGCAAATTTATTAAACTTTCAGTGGTTTCGGCGGCGGGTTTTGCAGGCTTCAGCCGTGCTTCATCTTTGGCGGCAGATTCGACGCGGAAACGCCCCAATATCCTGCATATCCTCATCGATGACCTGGGTTTTGCAGATGTGGGCTATAACGGCGGCGGGTTTTGCGAAACGCCAAACATCGACCGGCTCGCTACACAGGGGATGCGGTTTACCAACGGATACGCCCCGGCGCCGATATGTTCGCCGTCTCGCGCGGCATTTCTGACGGGCAAGACGCCCGCCCGGCTGAATTTTGAGTTTGTAACCAAGTTTGAGGGCAACAGTTATGACTGGGATCAGGCCTGGCGTAGGCAGTGGGACGGATTTGAGATGGTACCCCCGCCGTTTACGCTGAACCTGCCGATAGAGGAGGTTACGATTGCCGACGCGATGAAAACCGCCGGCTACGCGACCGGTATCGCCGGCAAATGGCACGTCGCGGCGCATCACGGCAGCTATAACGGCTGGAGCCGGACACACGGGCCCCGGAAGCAGGGCTTTGACTGGGGTTTTGAGACGGTTGGCTCGCACCCTTACGGCTGGAAAAAGAGCGAAAAAGGCAAATTCGGCCCCTATGAGCCCGGCAGTTTCCCCGAAGATGACCTCACCGCGGAATCAATCGGGTTTATGGAAGAGAACGCAAAGAACACAGGCAAGCCGTTTTTCCTGTTTGTCAGCCACCACTACGTGCATACCCCGCTGGGGACAAAATGCAAATGGCTGGCGGATAAATACCGCGCCAAGGCAAAGGCACTCGGCAGAGATTACAGCGATGACCAGATCACATATGCCGCCTTTGTCGAGACAATGGATCACTACGTCGGCCGGCTGCTCGACGCGCTGGAGAGGCTCGGAATCGCCGATGACACCCTCGTGTTCTTCACCTCGGACAACGGCGGCCACCCATCCCACGCGTTTAACGCCCCCCTTCGCGGCAGTAAATGGAACCTTTACGAAGCGGGGGTAAGGGTGCCCACGATTGCCCGTCTGCCCGGTGTTATCGCTGCCAACAGTATATGTGATACGCCGGTTATGCATACCGACTGCCTGCCGACGTACTGCCAAATAGCCGGTGCAAAGCCGCCCGCCGCCGAGGATATCGACGGGCGGGATATTATGCCCCTGATGCGGGGGAGCAGCTCAGAGGAGCTCGAAAACCGCTGTCTGTACTGGCATTTCCCCTATTATCATCCGGAAGGGTGGAAAAATTACAGCAAACGACCTGAAGAGATCGGGGTCAATGACGGCTATATCAGCCGGACACGGCCGCAGTCATCAATACGCTCAGGCGATTATAAGCTGATCTACTTTCACGACAGTGAAAATTGTGAGCTGTATAATCTTGATAAAGATATCAATGAACAAAACGAGCTGAGCGGCGAAATGCCGGAGAAAACGAGGCTGTTGAAAGAGCAGCTGTTAGACTACCTTAACAAGGTAAACGCAAGGCTGCCGCGAAAGTAG
- a CDS encoding sulfatase: MNTRRNFLKLAGSCIAGLPFVSSCGTNYTLSKEKRPNIIIIYIDDLALGDVGAFGCPDFSTKNIDALAASGIKLTNAYTINVPCSPSRSGMMMGMYTQRFGKNDLSRGVPIPDDKPTMAETLRDAGYITGFVGTEKWDIGRWDQGALDRGFMEMGMHPPRVEGHEYFGGGSSYIGVDGSYLTEVEGRYAVEFIERRGRQDKPFFLYFTPLAVHIPNTEVSKKYLKRLYPDHTGDKYSKRQYLGATLLALDDQIGLVLEKIRELGIQEETLIMFSSDNGGDPKAGSRPSPYRGGKGGANMQWEGNFRMPTIVSFPGTLPAGKSYKGMASTIDFYATAAAAAAAKLPDHCEGKDLLPLLLGDKKPNPDESLFWHTHKVQAARWRDWRILKYRDEKNWRLYDIEKDPAETSDISDKYPDVVKKMSRQYSDWIGQMPEPLAPVKPPQELLEHTVNGNHARRPFGRGWMNVEQWDKIKDDPVQWSEFHVRRRMMQQ, from the coding sequence TTGAATACCAGACGCAACTTCTTGAAATTAGCAGGCTCCTGTATTGCCGGCCTTCCCTTTGTTTCTTCCTGCGGGACGAATTACACCCTCAGCAAAGAAAAACGGCCCAATATCATAATTATCTATATAGATGATCTGGCTCTGGGAGATGTCGGCGCGTTTGGCTGTCCAGATTTCTCAACAAAAAATATCGATGCCCTTGCCGCCAGCGGAATAAAGTTAACCAACGCCTATACAATCAATGTTCCCTGCAGTCCCAGCCGCAGCGGGATGATGATGGGCATGTACACCCAAAGATTCGGCAAAAATGATCTCTCACGCGGCGTGCCGATACCCGATGACAAACCGACCATGGCCGAAACGCTCAGAGACGCCGGTTACATTACAGGGTTTGTAGGAACCGAAAAATGGGATATTGGCAGATGGGATCAGGGTGCGCTTGACCGTGGATTTATGGAGATGGGGATGCATCCCCCCCGTGTCGAGGGCCATGAATATTTCGGAGGCGGCTCTTCATATATTGGCGTAGATGGTTCCTATCTCACAGAGGTCGAAGGCCGCTACGCAGTTGAATTCATTGAACGCCGCGGCAGACAGGACAAACCCTTTTTTCTGTATTTCACACCTTTGGCGGTACACATTCCAAACACCGAAGTAAGCAAAAAATATCTAAAACGGCTTTACCCCGACCATACCGGCGATAAATACTCAAAGCGGCAATATCTCGGGGCAACTCTCTTGGCTCTGGATGACCAGATTGGATTGGTTCTGGAGAAAATACGCGAGCTGGGCATACAGGAAGAAACGCTTATCATGTTCAGCAGCGACAATGGCGGAGACCCGAAAGCCGGCAGCCGGCCCTCGCCGTATCGAGGCGGCAAGGGAGGAGCCAATATGCAGTGGGAGGGCAATTTCAGAATGCCGACGATTGTGAGTTTTCCCGGAACACTGCCTGCTGGCAAATCATACAAAGGCATGGCAAGCACAATCGATTTTTATGCGACAGCGGCAGCAGCGGCCGCCGCGAAACTTCCGGATCATTGTGAAGGCAAAGACCTGTTACCTCTTTTGCTTGGCGATAAGAAGCCAAATCCTGATGAATCGCTGTTTTGGCATACACACAAAGTCCAGGCTGCCAGGTGGAGAGACTGGCGGATACTCAAGTACCGCGACGAAAAAAACTGGCGGCTTTATGACATCGAAAAAGATCCCGCGGAAACCAGCGATATATCAGATAAATATCCAGACGTTGTAAAAAAGATGTCCAGACAATACAGCGACTGGATTGGACAGATGCCCGAGCCGCTTGCTCCGGTAAAACCTCCACAGGAATTGTTAGAACACACCGTAAACGGCAACCATGCACGAAGGCCGTTTGGCCGCGGCTGGATGAATGTTGAGCAGTGGGACAAAATCAAGGATGATCCTGTTCAATGGAGTGAGTTTCATGTACGCCGCAGAATGATGCAACAGTAA